The nucleotide sequence AAAAAGTGCAGCTGAGTCTAGGGTCCCAATTTCAGATGAGACGGGGTGCAGTCGTCTCTTGATTATTCGGGAAGGAATAACTTCTGACTCGGTTGGAGGGGATGGACAATTGCAAAACAGTTTATTTGTGTCAAGTCGCTGATGGATTTCAAGTCCACACTTCATATCAAACTACTCCTTTCTGTAATCTCTCCTGCAATGTTTCTCTCCATTTCTTCCTTAATCCTCTTCGGGTCTTTCTCGTGGCCAAGAACCCACATAAGCTTAACCAAGGCAGTTTCTGGAATCATGTCACAACCGTTTCCAATTACACCTGTTTCTAGAAGTCTTCTTCCATTGGCATAAACATTCATATCAATGCGACCGAAGATTGTTTGAGGAGCTATCACTATAGGGATGCCTGAAGTACATAACTCTTTTATGGAATCTATAATTGGGGGGGTGAATCCATCTCCCAAATAGTTTGTGCTGACATGACCCAAACCCGTAGCTGCAATAACTACCCCGTCATATTTTGAAAGTGAAGATATAAATTCAGGCTTTATTCCTGGGTGGGCGTATATTAGCGCAACGTTTGGATTTAAACGGTTATCAAATTTGAGCTGGCGACCTTCATCACGCTTTCGATAGCTGGTTAAAGGAGACACGGATTTTTTTAAATAATCTATTATGGCGAGTGGCTCGCCACCTATTGTTTGAAAGGCGTCTCTGCGAGATGTGTGCATTTTTCTTACTCTTGTTCCAAGATGAAAATAGCAGAAGTCGTCGCTTGAAGTCGCATGCATGCAAACACCTACATGGGCAATATCTGACTTTGCGCATAGGACAGAGCAGATAAGATTTATCTTATTGTCAGATGAACCCCTATCAGTGGAGCGCTGTGAACCTGTAAGGACTATCGGAATAGGAGGGTCCTGAAGCATAAATGAGAGAGCAGCAGCACTATATCCCATCGTATCAGTACCATGAGCTATAACTACTCCCTCTGTTCCACTCTTAATTACGTCATATACTTCCTTTGCCATTATTGACCAATGTTGTGGAGTCATGTCCTCAGATAAAATATTGAAAATCTGTTTCGTATCAAATGAAGCAAGGGAGTGTAATTCATGGAATTCTGAAACGATTTCCTCGGCTGAAACAGAGGGTTTAACTGCTCCGGTTTCATATTCTACCTTAGAAGCTATCGTACCGCCACAGGCAAGAACAGATATTCTTTTTTTTGGAATTTGGAGAGTGGAGGGAACAGTTATGACTTCGTCTTCTTTTTGAATCCTTCCTTTGGATAAAAGTGAGATATCAGATATTGTGTTAATGTCTATACCGATGTTATATCCGTTATCTAGCTTCAGAACTATACAACTGGGGTCACCAAACCCTATTTTTGGAAGGAGCATGCCTTCAAAAGTTAAATCGTCTCTTACTACTTTTATCTTGTCCCCTTCCTCAATTCCCTTTTTAGATAATAATTCTCTAACGGACTCAGAATACATGTTCTAGAGATTTGGAAGATGCAATTAAAAAATATACCTCAAAGGCTTTTGCTTACGTACGCTCCATCTGGTATATAACCTAGTTTGTAGTAATATGGGCGGGCGCCTGCACCAGAGATTATTAGAAGCTTTCTTTTTTCAAATTCTTCTCTTGAGATTTTTTCTGCTTCCGCAAGAAGCTTTTTTCCAAGACCTTTATGCTGGATTTTATCCATTTCACTTTGTCCTATTTCGACTTCAGCCCCATAAACATGGAGCTCGCGGATTAATGCAGTTTTATCTGTTATTTCTGGTCTGTGAGAGGTAGGAGGGACTCGCAATCTACAAAAAGCTGCAAGAATGTGTTTTCGCTTATCTTCAAAGGATAAAAAAATTTCATGACCTCCATTTGCTTCATAGTCAATTCTCTCTAAACTTAGATCTACATCTCCGATTTTTCGAAAACCTCGTCCTTCATTTCCAATTTCACGACACCTAACACATTGACACAAAATACCTGCACGCTTGAGCTTTTGGTCCACTAGCTGCCTTAGGTTCGAATGTTTGACTCCGGCGTGGATAAGATTGGAGGGTATGTCTCGTTGGACGCGCATAACGCGAACATAGGGCGGAAAGTATTTTGTAATTCTCAGTATGACTTCTGCGGCTTCTTCGCTAGTATATGGACTAAATTCTCCTCTTTTGTATTGCTCATAGAGTGGAGTTCCCTCAAGAACAAGTGTAGGGTATATTTTTAGCATATCTGGCTTAAAATCCGGGTCCGAAAAAAGAGTGCGAAAGTATTTTTCGTCTTCTTGCGGAGATGCAAAAAGACCAAGCATCATGTGGTAGCAAACTTTAAATGCTGAGTTCTTAAGAAGATCAGTAGCTTTTTTTACATCAGAAACGGTATGTCCTCGCTTCACCTTTTTGTATACCTCATCAGATAGAGTTTGGACGCCCAATTCCATTTGTGTTCCGCCAAGTAAAAGTGCATCGTCTATTTCGTTTTCAAAGCACCAATCTGGACGAGTTTCAAATGTAACTCCTATTACTCTATGTGTTGCTTTTTCATTTGCTTTTTTGGATTCTTCTATTGTTGGAGAATCAAAACCATTAAAGGCATCATAACACTCCTTAACAAACTTGTGTCTATAATCTTTTGGTACGGCCAAAAAGGTGCCTCCCATTAGGATAAGGTGGCACTTGTCAGTCGGATGGCCCTGTTGTGAATACTGCTTGAGACGAGCTAAAACTTGTTTTTTTGGGTCATAGTTGTTTTGGATTGCTCTCATAGTCATCGGCTCAAAACCAGTATAGCTTTGAGGAGCGCCGATTCCTTTTGGGCAGTAAGTACAAAAACCGACACAGGGAAAGGGTTTTGGCATAACTGCAACGGGGGAGACTCCGGAAAGCGTACGTGTAGGTGTTTTTAGAAGAAGAGAGAGAATGCGTTTTGTTTTTTGTGAGGGACTGAGAACGGCGAGTATGTCTGAATTCCGAAGAACAGATTGCAGGGAAAACTTTTTACTTGCCTCTTTTTTGATCTCTTGAAGGTTTGATTCTCCCTGACAGAGGGCCTTTGCTGCATATTCAGCTGCCTCTTTTCTTTTATTGTCTAGACTAAAATCTCTCTTTGTTATTTTCTTTTTTAGTAGGTGAGAATAATCGTAGTTTCGACTATCATTATCCAAGAGTGTCCACCACCGACGTAACAGGTCAACGCAACATTTTTCTTCTAAAAATTTGTCGAGTCATCCGACCAGATTTGAAATTAAACCTGCTAGTGCATAAACCGGACTTTCAAATAGAGGGAATATTAAGACTCCGTTGTTTATAGCTTTGTAGTCGGATAATAGATTTGTGTGAATGAGAACAGTAACTGTTTTTTTATCGCTTACTGCGTGGCTTGATTTGGAAACGGCTATTATATCTACTTTATAGTTGCCTTCCTCGTTGCCGACAACTTCGTAGCTAATAGTCTTACTAGTCTTTGCAGGAAGGAAAAGTTCTTTTTTAAACTTCCATTCCCTAAAGCCTTCTGACCGAAGCTCAAAAACGTCGTTTGCATTCCCTTTATTGGTAAGTGTGATTGAGAATTTTGCCGGCTGGCCAGCATTTGTTTGTTTGGTTGTAGGCGTAATATCCATAGAGAGAAGATCTTTTTTTATGACTACCTTCGCAGTAAAGTCTAAAAAGCCTAATTCCTCCCGGTTTTCTTCATCAAGTATCCTCAATTTTACGTCATACTCGCCCTCCTGGGCATCTGGAGGAGCGCTAAACTCGGCTTGGAGAGGGCTTGAGGTAAGCTTGCTGTTTTTGAATTTCCATTGAGGAGGAGCGTCAGTTATGATAAGCTGGTCATATACTCCACCCTGACCAAATTTCCCTCCAACTGAAACTTCAGGCTTTACAGAGATCGCTATGGTTTGACCCGGCCCCATTTCACCTATATTTATTACATCTCCATGGCGTAGATTTCTAAAATAAGGTTCAAGCATCTGCACTGAAAAAATTAGGTGAAATGATAGCATCAGAATAAAGAACGCGTAGACCATTTTTTTCATGGTTCTCTCTTTACTGGAGGGATAATTTAAAGTTTTCTTTTTTCCTGCTGCTGTGTTAAAAAGATATCATGCAGGTATCCTCTGCGCTGTTTGATTAGTTCCCCAAATAAAACACAAAGGAGAGCTTCATAAGTTGCTTTTAGATGGGGTTTAATTCTTAGTCGCTATAACATAAAGAATTATAAAGAGGTACCAAGCTGTGCGGTTTTCTCTGTGAGCTGGTAAGCCTTAAAGTAGTTTTGTATTAGTTCCTTCCAATCGCAAAGGCGAACGAGATTATAGGCATCACTTTTTAATTGTTCGAGAGAAGATAAATCAAGATTGTATAGTTTCTCCAATTCGTTTGCAAGTTCGTCGACAACGGCAGTCTCAGATACGTCAGACATGCGAAGTACGGTTATTCCTCGGTTTTTTAGATTTACCCTGCTAGATACGTATCTCCCAAAACCCGTGTTGTCTGTGGTTATTGAAACATTTAGATTAAGAGCGGCTTCAAGCGGGGTATAACCAAATGGTTCGTATCTTGAAGGAAAGACACCCACATCCATTCCAGATATTACATCGTAATAATCGAGATTGAGTAATCCGTCATTTGATTTTACATATGTTGGGTAAAAAATTACTTTTACGACGTCTTCCTTTGCATTTGTTAACCCGGCTAGAGCGCATGCTCGGACTATTTGGTCGGAGGGATAAATTAAATCAAAACAGTTTAGGGTGGGTTTTCCTGAACCGCGGCTAAAGCCGCTCATCATAGTCTCTATCTTCTGCCTCAGTTGACTCGAGACTATTTTGTTCTTTATGCATGAGCGAAGATTGGTATAGTCTTTGGTTCGAAAATCTTCACCCAGCGTTTTTTCCAATATCTCGTGTATTTTGTCAAGAAGTAAATAATTTTTTATCATGTCTACGCGAGGCCCTGATACCGCAGTTGGAGTAAAGATGAAGGCAAACACTCTTCTCTCAGGAGCTTTTTCTCTAAGGATTGAATTCAATTTTCCAAGAGCATTTATATATATGTCAAATCCTTTGTTTTTGAACTCGTACCTGCCCGAAATATAGATTAATAGAGGGTTCTTATAGGATTGGTCATAATAAGGGATAAAAAGAGATTCCAAAAATTGGATTAGCTCCAACCTTACGTATTTGGATAAGCTTGAAATCTGTTTTTCATCTTTACCTGCTTCAAAATCAATTCCATTTATAGTTATTATATCTGATTTCCGTCCAAGGATATATTTTACTTCATCGGCTACAGTCTCTGAAACAGTTGTTAAAATATCTGCTGCGTTGGCAGCAGCGACCTCAAGTTGATGTTTTCCCTCAACTTTAAGTTGGTAAGCAACCGAAACATCTATTTGTCTGGTTCCTCTAGCGGCATCAGCTAAGAGGTTATGACCGTAAGAGGATAGTGTCCTACCCAGGACTGTTGCATGCGTTGTAAATACGGTTTTGAGTGGGAGTTTTCTGAGCTTACAATAAAGGAGAGCTGAACCGGATATCCATTCATGAAAGTGTGCTACTGCCCTCTTTTTGGAGAATCTCTTGGTAGATATTAGCTCCTCAAGAAGCATGCCGACACACCAGCCCCAAAGTACGTTTTCAGAGAAATCCCATGATTTTTCCATAAGGGAGTCAATCTGAAAATGCTTCCAGAGGAGGAATTTGATATAATTTAGTTTTTTATCTGTTCTTGTTTCATGATTCTCATAAGTTACCATCAGTTCGCCGTGTTTTTTGCCGCTGATCAGGAATATTTGAGCTCCGCCTCCAAGCGTCCATCTTCCGTATTTTACTTCTATTCCGTCTCTTCCAAGTTTGTCAATGATTTTTTGGATTTCCTCGTCTGCTTTTTCTTCTCTGAATTCAAACGTTGTCAGTTCGTCAAGAAATCCAAGTAATATATAATTATCACCGTATTTTTTGACCAGATAAGGTGCCTTTGTTTGTAGCACAGTATATATTCCACCAACCTTGCGTGCCGCTTCGCTCGAAACTTCAAAGATAATATCGGGCATGTAAAAAATAATAGAATCATCATTTAAAAAAGCAACACTAACGTTCTTCTTTTGCATTCTTGATTAGTTCTTTTACCTTATCAAAATCGACTTTGGTTGCAATTGAATTCTTGTTTTGATTTGGAGAAGAGAGAAAATATATAGTAAAGATAATTTTTGACTGCTTTTTTGGGGGAAGAGAACTTAGATAGTAGCCGAGGTCAAATGAGCTATTATCAGATAGAATTAGTGTAAGATAACCCTCGTAAAAACGAGCCTTTTCTTCGATAGAAAGGCGATTTACATAGGACCAGAGATCTCTGTCTATTTGGATAGGATAACGATTAATCAGATCCTTATTTTCTTCTATAAACTGCATTGTTTTGTTGAGATTTTCTTCTGCTTTGGCACGTAAATTTATAGTTATGTTCTTTCCGTATAGTTTATCTGCAATTTTTTTCATGATTAGTATTGCTGAACCGAAGAAGCTGCTACCTGAAGAGGGATAAACATCTGGCGTGAAATTCTCAAAACATTTTTTGCAGAGTTTTTTGCCAGAAAGGAAGTATAAGATATCGGAGTTAATTTGACATTTCTCACAGATTCCGCCAATACTGCTCTCGCTATGGATCTCGTCTTTATCGGAGGCTAAATCTTCTCGTTCAATGCTAATAATATTTTTTCTTATTCTGATTTCTTCTGACCGCTGTTCGTCTTCCATATCCATTATACAGTAATTGCAAAAGAGTCTTGAGCGGAACATCTTGAGTTCATGAGTGGGTACATATATGCCGCAACGCTGACATGGAATCTCCGAACCAACCTTTTGCATCTGGTCTTCACAGGACACACATGCAGGTAAGCCGTTGATGTAATGCAATTCGTATTCTTTTACAGACTGACCGCAGAAGGAACATGTTCTCATAAAATCCACCGTAACTTTGATGTTTTATACGTGCCTTCTTTAAGTATATACACCAAACTTTTTATTGTGGAGGGAGAATATGAAAAAGTTTTGAGGCAGGATAGTTGCAAAATCTCTTCACAGTTACATAATGAACTTAAAAAGCAAAAAAAAGAAAACAAAACAAAAGCAAAAGAAACAAAAAGAAGCATAAGATGATGAAAATGAAAAAAAATAGTTTATATAATGACCTTTTTTGTTAAATTGGTTTATAAGATTATTTTTTTGATTAAATCTGATTATATAGGTTTGATTTCCTCCAACAAACATAAAGATTTATAAATAATGAAGGAAAAATGGATTTTCGTCTTTTTTCCATTTTCAAAAGTGGAAAAAGGGCGGAGGATATATTGAAATGTTTGGGCCTCATTTAACTATTGATATGTATGGTTGCAACAAAAGAAAATTAAAAGATATAAATTTTATTTATAGCTTTTTAGACGAGATGCCTGAACTGATTGGAATGACAAAAATAATGCCACCTTATACATTTTCTTACAGTGGACTTAGGCCCGAAGATTGGGGCATTTCTGGAATTGTGCTGATAGCTGAAAGCCATATTTCAGTACATACATTTCCCGAGAAAAATTTCGTTTCTGTGGATATTTTTTCATGCAAGGACTTTGATATAGAGAACGCCACTGAAGTTATAATAAGCAAATTCGAAGCAAAGACGTATGAAAAAAATTTCTTTATGAGAGGCAGACATTTCCCAAAAGACTACGGGAGAATCAGAAGCGTGATGGAGATACAGAGGATGCAGGCTACTCACTGAATGGGTTTTTTGTTGTATCTCCCCTTCTAAAAGAGATGCGGGTCACTCAAAATCCAAAAAGGCTACTCACTGAATGGGTTTTTTGTTGTATCTCCTCTCTCTTTTTTGCTTTTCGACTATTGCACGATGAGCCATAAGGCGAATTGCATTTATCCTTATAAAGCCTGCCGAATCTTTCTGATCAAATCCACCTTCAATATGCATAGAGCTTAGCTCCTTATCATACAAAGATGAGGGGGATTCCCTTGCACGTGTAAAGACGTTTCCTTTATAAATTTCAAGGACAACCTTTCCGTCTATGTATTCTTGACTCTTGTCGACAGCAGCCATCAGAAATTCCATTTCAGGAGAGAACCAAAAGCCATAGTATATTGCTTCTGCCATTTTGGGAGATAGCATGTCTCGAAGTCGCATTACTTCCCTATCCATAGCGATAGATTCTATATCCTTATGTGCGATATACAGAATTGTGCCTGCTGGGGTTTCATATAAGCCTCGTGATTTTATTCCAACAAAGCGATTTTCAACCATGTCTACTCTTCCAACCCCGTTTTCTGCTCCAATTTTATTGAGATAAAGAAAAAGCTCAAGGGGATCCTCTTTTACTTCATTTGTATTGAGATTGACTACTTTTATTGGGTTCCCATCTTTAAAGTAAATTTCAAGCCAAGTGCTTTTATCTGGAGCTCTTTGTGGCGATACTGTGCGAGAGTATACTGAATCATCTGGTATATGAGCAGGGTCTTCGAGTATTCCTGCTTCATGAGATATGTGCATAAGGTTTTCATCTTCAGAATATGGTTTTGAAACCGTTGCTTCTACAGGAATCCCATATTTCTTTGCGTATTGCAGAAGGTCGTCTCTCCCTTTAAACTGAGATAAAAATTCTGGATCTTTCCAAGGTGAGATTATCTTTATTTTTGGGTCAAGAGCAAGATATGTAAGTTCAAAGCGACATTGATCATTTCCCTTTCCCGTGGCTCCGTGGGCAACGTATTGTGCTTCTTCTTCATGAGCGATTTCTATTTGATGTTTTGCAGTAAGAGGGCGTGCGAGAGACGTTCCTAAAAGATAGCGACCCTCGTAAATTGCATTTGCTCTGATTGCTGGGAATATGAAATCTGTTACGAATTCGCGCCTCAAATCGCGAAGAATAAATTTAGATGCTCCAGTTGAAAGGGCTTTTTGCTTTACTTTTTCAAAGTCTTCTTTCTGGCCAAGGTTTGCAGTGAATGCTATTACCTCATAGCCTTTATCGACTAACCACCTAAGAATACAAGATGTATCAAGCCCTCCGGAATATGCAAGAACTAATTTTTCCATTTGGGTCAGACTCGAGTTTAGAGTTTATAGTGCAACCTTTAAGCCGAGTTCTTTTTTCAGTTCTCTATATCTATTGCGGATGGTTACTTCAGTGACACCTGCCACATCTGCAACTTCCTTTTGTGTTCTTCTCTCCCCATAAATTGCGCTTGCGATGTACACTGCCGCAGCTGCAACTCCTGTGGGACCTCTTCCTGAAATAAGACCTTTTTTGATTGACTTTTTAAGGAGTTGAATGGCTTTTTCCTGGACCTGTCCGGAGAGTTTTAGTGCTGCTGTGAATTTGGGTACGTATTGAGACGGGTCGGTGAGAGGTACTTTGAGTTCAAGTTCCCTGCGAACAAAGCGATAGGCTCTTCCTATCTCCTTTTTTTCTATGCCCGACACTTTTGCGATTTCATCTAATGTGCGCGGGATTCCATGCAAACGACATGTCGCATAAATGACTGCAGAAACGACCGACTCAATGAGTCTGCCGCGTATGAGTTCTTCCCGGATACATCGGCGGTAAAGAAGGGCAGCGCTCTCGCGTATCGAATCAGGCAAACCAAGGTAGGATGCAATTCTATCAAGTTCTGAGAGGGCAATAGCAAGATTTCGTTCCATTGAAGAAGCAATAGATGCGCGCTTATGCCATTTTCTCATTCTATAAAACTGGGCTTGTTTTTTTGGAGAGATTTTTGCTCCACGGATATCCCTATTATATTGGTCTATTTCGGTTACTAATCCTTTGTTAGGACGCATAAATTTGATCGGTGCTCCTCCTCTCGCACGCTTTTCTTTTTGCTCTGAGTCAAATGCTCGCCACTCTGGTCCCAAATCAGCCATGCTTTCCTGGATTATCAACCCGCAGTTTGAACAGATAAGCTCGCCTCGTTTATAGTCCCTCGTAAGTTTTGTATTGCCGCAATCCGGACAAGCATTTGCCATAAAGCTCTACCTCCATGCTCATGCTTAAATGGGTTTTCGCAAAATAAGCATAATGTTTATAAAATGGTAGCTTTGCTTATGACCAACCTTATTTAAAAATGTTTCTGTTAAGCTATTGGGCGTTTAGAGTGGCAACTTCAACTAAAAACTGCTTTCTTTTTCTTATCTTATGCGCGATTGTTAGCTATTTAATTTAGATCAGCACTTTAGCTGTTGCTCTGATGAATCGCATTGTAGGAAGTGGGGTGGCGATTAAGAGTTCTTTATATAGGTTTTTGACCTGTTTAGGTTTTTGAGTGCTATGTTTTGGGCAGAATTTGTTACCTAGTTAAGAAATATACTATAAGGATGATTGTTATGATAGTGATTAGAGCAAAAACCAATTTATCGACCATAGTTTGGCTTATTAGATTTTCTTTTATAAAAATGTTGGGGAAGGAAGCATGAGGATTGCCATTGTTTCTGACACTCATTTCGGCCACTCAAAATGGGGAGAAGACGCCTTTGTCCAAGGGCGAACGGCGATGATTGAAGCCTCGCAGAAGGCTGACGTTCTTCTTATGCCGGGGGATATATTTGATTTGCCAAATCCAACATTTTCGACTGTGTTAGATTTCATATCAATAATCAATGAAATTAAAATACCGATTTTGGCTATCTGTGGAACTCATGAGATAAAACCAAAGGGTGAGATGAATATTGTTAAGTTTTTGCATTTAGCAGGTTTTCTTGTTGACATCCACAGAAATCCTCAAGAATTCGATAAAGATGGACAAAAAGTAGTTATTGTAGGATTAGGAGGAGTCCCTGAGGACTTGTTCAAACCTGCATTGGCACGGATTAGGTTTGAACCAAAGAAAGGTGCATTTAACATATTTGTATTCCACCAATCCTTGTCTGAATTTATCTTCTCCAAAAATGAGGAATTTGCATCCTTCGAAGACCTGCCGCCGGGATTTGATTTATACGTTTGTGGCCATGTACATAAGAAAAAGGAAGCTTATGGTGGAAAATTGATTATTCCTGGTTCAACTGTACTGACCCAAATGAAGAAGGATGAGGAAGGGGAGAAAGGATACATCATATATGACACAAAAACTAGGAATGCGGAATTTTTTCC is from Candidatus Anstonellales archaeon and encodes:
- the gatD gene encoding Glu-tRNA(Gln) amidotransferase subunit GatD, which gives rise to MYSESVRELLSKKGIEEGDKIKVVRDDLTFEGMLLPKIGFGDPSCIVLKLDNGYNIGIDINTISDISLLSKGRIQKEDEVITVPSTLQIPKKRISVLACGGTIASKVEYETGAVKPSVSAEEIVSEFHELHSLASFDTKQIFNILSEDMTPQHWSIMAKEVYDVIKSGTEGVVIAHGTDTMGYSAAALSFMLQDPPIPIVLTGSQRSTDRGSSDNKINLICSVLCAKSDIAHVGVCMHATSSDDFCYFHLGTRVRKMHTSRRDAFQTIGGEPLAIIDYLKKSVSPLTSYRKRDEGRQLKFDNRLNPNVALIYAHPGIKPEFISSLSKYDGVVIAATGLGHVSTNYLGDGFTPPIIDSIKELCTSGIPIVIAPQTIFGRIDMNVYANGRRLLETGVIGNGCDMIPETALVKLMWVLGHEKDPKRIKEEMERNIAGEITERSSLI
- a CDS encoding tRNA uridine(34) 5-carboxymethylaminomethyl modification radical SAM/GNAT enzyme Elp3, translated to MDNDSRNYDYSHLLKKKITKRDFSLDNKRKEAAEYAAKALCQGESNLQEIKKEASKKFSLQSVLRNSDILAVLSPSQKTKRILSLLLKTPTRTLSGVSPVAVMPKPFPCVGFCTYCPKGIGAPQSYTGFEPMTMRAIQNNYDPKKQVLARLKQYSQQGHPTDKCHLILMGGTFLAVPKDYRHKFVKECYDAFNGFDSPTIEESKKANEKATHRVIGVTFETRPDWCFENEIDDALLLGGTQMELGVQTLSDEVYKKVKRGHTVSDVKKATDLLKNSAFKVCYHMMLGLFASPQEDEKYFRTLFSDPDFKPDMLKIYPTLVLEGTPLYEQYKRGEFSPYTSEEAAEVILRITKYFPPYVRVMRVQRDIPSNLIHAGVKHSNLRQLVDQKLKRAGILCQCVRCREIGNEGRGFRKIGDVDLSLERIDYEANGGHEIFLSFEDKRKHILAAFCRLRVPPTSHRPEITDKTALIRELHVYGAEVEIGQSEMDKIQHKGLGKKLLAEAEKISREEFEKRKLLIISGAGARPYYYKLGYIPDGAYVSKSL
- a CDS encoding glycogen/starch synthase; translated protein: MPDIIFEVSSEAARKVGGIYTVLQTKAPYLVKKYGDNYILLGFLDELTTFEFREEKADEEIQKIIDKLGRDGIEVKYGRWTLGGGAQIFLISGKKHGELMVTYENHETRTDKKLNYIKFLLWKHFQIDSLMEKSWDFSENVLWGWCVGMLLEELISTKRFSKKRAVAHFHEWISGSALLYCKLRKLPLKTVFTTHATVLGRTLSSYGHNLLADAARGTRQIDVSVAYQLKVEGKHQLEVAAANAADILTTVSETVADEVKYILGRKSDIITINGIDFEAGKDEKQISSLSKYVRLELIQFLESLFIPYYDQSYKNPLLIYISGRYEFKNKGFDIYINALGKLNSILREKAPERRVFAFIFTPTAVSGPRVDMIKNYLLLDKIHEILEKTLGEDFRTKDYTNLRSCIKNKIVSSQLRQKIETMMSGFSRGSGKPTLNCFDLIYPSDQIVRACALAGLTNAKEDVVKVIFYPTYVKSNDGLLNLDYYDVISGMDVGVFPSRYEPFGYTPLEAALNLNVSITTDNTGFGRYVSSRVNLKNRGITVLRMSDVSETAVVDELANELEKLYNLDLSSLEQLKSDAYNLVRLCDWKELIQNYFKAYQLTEKTAQLGTSL
- the speD gene encoding adenosylmethionine decarboxylase, with the protein product MFGPHLTIDMYGCNKRKLKDINFIYSFLDEMPELIGMTKIMPPYTFSYSGLRPEDWGISGIVLIAESHISVHTFPEKNFVSVDIFSCKDFDIENATEVIISKFEAKTYEKNFFMRGRHFPKDYGRIRSVMEIQRMQATH
- a CDS encoding argininosuccinate synthase, encoding MEKLVLAYSGGLDTSCILRWLVDKGYEVIAFTANLGQKEDFEKVKQKALSTGASKFILRDLRREFVTDFIFPAIRANAIYEGRYLLGTSLARPLTAKHQIEIAHEEEAQYVAHGATGKGNDQCRFELTYLALDPKIKIISPWKDPEFLSQFKGRDDLLQYAKKYGIPVEATVSKPYSEDENLMHISHEAGILEDPAHIPDDSVYSRTVSPQRAPDKSTWLEIYFKDGNPIKVVNLNTNEVKEDPLELFLYLNKIGAENGVGRVDMVENRFVGIKSRGLYETPAGTILYIAHKDIESIAMDREVMRLRDMLSPKMAEAIYYGFWFSPEMEFLMAAVDKSQEYIDGKVVLEIYKGNVFTRARESPSSLYDKELSSMHIEGGFDQKDSAGFIRINAIRLMAHRAIVEKQKRERRYNKKPIQ
- a CDS encoding transcription initiation factor IIB, translated to MANACPDCGNTKLTRDYKRGELICSNCGLIIQESMADLGPEWRAFDSEQKEKRARGGAPIKFMRPNKGLVTEIDQYNRDIRGAKISPKKQAQFYRMRKWHKRASIASSMERNLAIALSELDRIASYLGLPDSIRESAALLYRRCIREELIRGRLIESVVSAVIYATCRLHGIPRTLDEIAKVSGIEKKEIGRAYRFVRRELELKVPLTDPSQYVPKFTAALKLSGQVQEKAIQLLKKSIKKGLISGRGPTGVAAAAVYIASAIYGERRTQKEVADVAGVTEVTIRNRYRELKKELGLKVAL
- a CDS encoding DNA repair exonuclease, with amino-acid sequence MRIAIVSDTHFGHSKWGEDAFVQGRTAMIEASQKADVLLMPGDIFDLPNPTFSTVLDFISIINEIKIPILAICGTHEIKPKGEMNIVKFLHLAGFLVDIHRNPQEFDKDGQKVVIVGLGGVPEDLFKPALARIRFEPKKGAFNIFVFHQSLSEFIFSKNEEFASFEDLPPGFDLYVCGHVHKKKEAYGGKLIIPGSTVLTQMKKDEEGEKGYIIYDTKTRNAEFFPIKTRPFFFREIFFDNGEPQQIEDEIKRTVREILKSNEGVKPIIKLFLSGTMREGLTNADVTIPNFEEAFVFIDNSIESSSFAKKVNAIRMMISEKMSISETSLRILREHLKMSGVEASDLKELLEKLCDGENVDIIKYLKEVKND